The Marasmius oreades isolate 03SP1 chromosome 2, whole genome shotgun sequence genomic sequence TTCATCGTCCAGCGTCTCTCACGACGACTTTATTGCGTTCGTAAGAGGTTATGTTGGCATTGCGAGTGTTTTTGCAGTGTGGGGATGGGCCGATAGCCTGGGGAATGACCCTTGTCGCGAGCGCATTTTGGCAGTGTTACATCTTTGGCAACAGGTGGATGGGTACCGTGAGGTTGGCGCTCTGTTTTTGATACTCTTGTGGGCTCATGGCCTGATTCAACATCTATAGCTCGtcaatttctttcttcttctccgacaATTTTCTTTGCGTTTGAAGTGGATAGCTTCAGACAACGAGGTGCCACGAAAGTCGGGGATTTTTGGCGAACAGATGCTGGCTGACCTCGTCAAAGACCCTCTCACTGTGTTGAACGAAGAGGTGCACCAAACCATCATAAGTCTTGAAGAGCCCCTGTTATTCATTTCGGAGGCGGAATTGCTGTCGATGCGCAAACTAGCTTATGTAGCAGAAGACGGTCTTCCCGCGGCCGTTGAGGAGATTTTCTTCGACAGTGGTCGTCCCTTGTCCCTTCGTCGACTGCGAACCCTTCGATTATCTTTGGCAATGATACATCGAGAATTTCAGGACGAAGACCGCGGAGAATGGCGGGTCGTGGAAACGGTCCGAGACGATTACTCTTTGCCCCTTCTCCCTCGGCTAGTCCAGCTATTGAAGGACATATCGTCTGATTTGAACGAACATTTTATTGTTTCCCAATATCCTCCTGCCCCCTTGGATCCAACATTAGCCGAAAATCTCTTTCGAACTGTTGAGGAACTGCTCAGTTTGACAACCCGGCTCGCGTCCCGCTTCACACTATCAACTGTCGCAGTGCGGGCACTTACTTGTAGTGTAGCAGATATCTTTGCTTGCACTGATGCAGCTGAGACAATGTTTTATCCCAGCAGTGCACCCTTCACGTCAGCCGAAGCTACTAGACAGGTGTGCCTGAATACTATGCAGGAAATGTGTATGATCGACTTTCGGGTCGAACCTAACACTCTAGGTGCTGAAGTGGTCCTCCGTTCACTCTTGACTAATGCTGTCGCGAaccatcagcgagatcccgTTTACCACCTGCAACAGGTTTTCTCCCTCGTTAATCACATTCTCCCTGACCCATCGGATGAATCACATTCTGAATGGTTGGTTTCTGTCTTACCCCCTATCCAGACAGAGACTTTAGGCTTCTTCCGCCTGCTTGATCTTGAGCACAAGGTCCCTTTCATGAAGCGGCTCGTAGAATTGGATATAGAGTGCCTCGTTGGATTCGCTGAGTGGTTACTTATCGAGGAGCTTAAAGACCTGTCAGCCGCATTAAACGAGTTGTCAACAGTCATGGATAATACAATGATACAGTCGACCATTGGATACCAAGTGAACCAACATCTCCAGTTCCTCCAGCACCTTCTGAGACCGAAAACGGACGCGTTATCTACTTGGTGTATCGATTTATTATCCCCATCATCCACTACACCAGATGTACCTCAGGCGTTATCGCTTTGTTTGTTGGACGCACTGGACACGCGAGTCGTTTCGACTCACTTGGAGAATTTGGTCCAGCAGCTGCTCAACCAATCCAGCACGTTCGACTCGAGCATGAAGTATGCCACTCTTTTGGCTGGGTTGAGGATGTCACATCGGGACGTGGATCTGGTTCAGTGGGACAATTTGGCGACGCTCTTTCAGAGTCTTTCGTCACCACCAGTCAGAGAGGCGGGCATGTTGCGACGAGAGATCGGACAAACGTTTTCCGCAATCTCGAAGCCTGGCATCCCATTATCAGTCGATTCAGCCAACGCAATCGTCATCATAATGGAATGGCTGGTTTCCCAGGGAGACAAGTTCACGCAACTTTGTGGCTTCAAGGTCGACGAAATGATGATCTTGCATGAGAAGTTGATGGCTTGTCTTCCATCCCAAGCCGAAAAGCTTTCTGAGTTGCGACCGAGGCTCTCGATGGACGAAGACGAGTTATTACCTGGTCCCGACAACATCCTGACCGATAACCTGGAGATGTCAATCTACGAATTGGAGTCGCTACTCGAACGAGGGAGTGGAGGCGAACGACCATCTACTCCAGCCCGCAATAACATTCCCGATGTCCTTGGCCTGGTATTTTCACCTCCAACGGCAGTGTTGCGCTCCCCAGCAACCACCGGTCTCACCAAAACATACCTCAATAACGATTTCAGAGAACTTCGGCAAACTCCCACTGCGAGACAAAACACGAGTCGGCTTCCTAGTACACATGGTGAATTTAGATTTCTTTCTATATTATGCACTTCACAGTAACTAATGAATCTTTTTGTTCCACTACAGTGGACGTAGGTATTACTGGTCAGTTGACCTAAGCTTGCTACTGATTTCTTCTCTATTTTCCCCCTTCTCTTCTTGTTGGGCCCGGAAAAATCAACAATAGGATTTCGAGGATCCCAACGCATCCCCGACGTTGGTCCCGATCTCATATGCCTTCCAGCCACTGCCCTCGGTGTTCCATACAATGACACAATAATTAAAAGAGAATTCCAAGAAAGATAGTGGTACACATAGATTTAAGAAAATAGTGGTACGATCCGACGACAAAAAACATCATCAAAACAAAATGAGGCGACAATCCTTATTCCGGGTGAACGTAGGAGGACCTTAGCCGAAAGTGCCGAGGATGGATGTTAGGCGAGCCTGTGTAGGGTGCGAGGTTCGGATGCGGTTGTTGCGGATTGGCGTGGATATCTGTGGCAGCGCGAAAGTAACGGTCCATGTCCGACATGTCAAAGTCGGAACCGGCTATGGTGCTATGTGTACTAGGTAAGTCACTTTCTACTTGTTGAGAGGTACTTGGGGTGGAAAGCGGTGGCTCTGGATCTGCTGCAGGCTTTTTCCCACCTAAATAAAAAATACGCTTGCGTTTCGCCTTGACCGGCTGACGTTCTAGCGACGCAGAAGAACCTGATAAACCGCCAGAGTAACGTGGTGGGACACTTCGTACCGTGAAGTGCTCCAGAGATCGTGTGTAGGGTGACAGGGTATGGTTGGAATGGCTAAGAGTGGTGAATTTAGTAAGGGTGGTattaaggaaggaaggacgaAGGACAATCTTCGGTGTGGGATCGCCTATATCGGTTGGTacaacatcagcaaaattgCCGGTGGTTGGGGACAATGAAAAGGCTCGGTTTCCGGTGGAGGATACAGAGGATCTCCGAGAGGATATATGGTGTGGGTGTATGCGGCGTATGGGAAGAGATTCATTTTCGGGAGGGGTCATCAGTCTTGTATTTTCACCACTCGAATTGGAATATGATTGCTGTGCTTCCAAACTATCTGGTGTGAACGAACGACGACCACTGGCACCTTGCACGAAGTCTGGTAGTGTCTGGGAAGTAGGAAGAGGGGAGCCTTGGTAACCGGTAGGCGTACGCAAGCCGAGGCCACCAACAATACTTGCTGCTGATTCTGGGAAGTAGGGATTGTAGAGGGAATTCGATCGTTGCAGGTTTGGATGAGGAGGTAAAGGGCGTGGAGGTGAGGCAATGCTATCATGAGACCGTGACATTCGAGTAGTTCTTCGAGGTAGACTTAACGATGTATCTGTTTGTAGCATTGATTGTGAATGCATGATTCTTGGTTTGATAATTGTTCCACCTCCGACAGCAGGAAGGGTTTCGTATTCAATGTGCTGTTGTTTTTCTGGTTCCATCGAGCTGTCGGTATGAGGAAGACTGAAACCTCCATCCCAATCAACCATGTCATATGTCGAAGAATCGTCATAGTCATACACCGCTGTTTCCTCGTCCTCACTTCGCTCCTCTGCTAGATCCGCTAGGCCCAGGTTAGGTGTGAAGAGTCCGCTGAATCCTTTGAATAGACTCTTCGTTGGAAGACCCTCAGGACGTAAACCGTAGGTCGGGTCAAAGTTTTCCAGGTCCGGGAAGAAACCTTCGTGTACTTCCTGCGGCGTAGCTTTACTTCCGATTGGTGTAGTGGGTAATGACTTGGTGCCGGACAGGGGGACACTCATGCTGGAAGTAGCGGAATAGGAAGAGCGGGCCATTGGTGCTCGACGGAAGGCTCTTGATTCCAACGAAGGTTTGTTTGCGAGGTGAAGTGGCCCGTTTTCAGCCAACGGAACACCAGTAACATTGCGAAATGATAGAGGAGCGGGGACAGTCGCAACTCTAACGGGAGGTGGGGGACGTTTCGATAGATATGGTGCTTCAACTTTGGCCTTCACCCATTGTTGGCTCAGTCTGTGGATGATTCCTGGTAAATCTTCCCTAAACATCTGTCGCAATTGCCCCTCGATCTCTTTCTGAATGAATTTCTGTATGACGGCAATGGAATCAAAGGTACTGTTGATGTCAACGTTCTGAAGCGGGTCTGTCTTGAACACGAGAGTTATTCCTTTTTGTTTAGAGACAACTAACACGACGATAGCTCGTAGTTTGATGTGCGATAGTCGAAGAAGCATCGGAACGACAAGGGGTTGGCGGGCTGCAAGCATGCCTTTGTGATTGCCCGTCAAAAGGTGAATATCTGGCTGTTTGTGGTTCAAAGGATTCGCCTTTATTGACTCGAGTCAGCGGAGAATCACGTTAGGGTAGCTGTTCACGCACCTGTACTTTAGTCTTGAGCACGAGATGTGCATCCCCAGTATATGTAAGACGGAATATCCCCCGAAACTGGTCCATCGTCAATTCACCTATCTCCATAATCTCCAATTCGGGCGGCTTTATGGCGGTCATCAGCACTAAAGACACTGTCGACTAAGAGAACACAGACATGCCTGTGTACCCATTTCGAGCTCAACGACTTCGATCTTATCGGCTATGACCGGAGGTTTATTGCCCTTATTGAGGGCGTTGTTGAGCATTTGGATGGCATCGTAATGAAACTGGTCCGAGAAACGAGGCCAGTTGAAGGTGAAAGACATAGCATGCTGATGCCGACGGTGGTCGCGGTTGTCGTCAGGAATGCCGGCACAAAAAAAATTACTACGCGCAAGGCTCACCCAATCACGCCCGCAACAGCAGGTCTAGTTCTTTACGTCCAATTCTTCAAGAAAATCCAGCTGCAGTTGTAGTGGACAGACTCCACATGGCATAATACAACATGTATAACCATTTTGAGCATGCCGTGACGCGTCCACAAGTGTCCACAACGGATTATAGCGCTTCAGAGAGGATAGGTCGACGGCGGGTATCGCTTTAGCCTACTTGTCGGAGGTTTACATACGTGGCGACTTGCGCCGACAAGTCGAAACAAG encodes the following:
- a CDS encoding uncharacterized protein (BUSCO:EOG09261S0S); its protein translation is MSFTFNWPRFSDQFHYDAIQMLNNALNKGNKPPVIADKIEVVELEMGTQPPELEIMEIGELTMDQFRGIFRLTYTGDAHLVLKTKVQANPLNHKQPDIHLLTGNHKGMLAARQPLVVPMLLRLSHIKLRAIVVLVVSKQKGITLVFKTDPLQNVDINSTFDSIAVIQKFIQKEIEGQLRQMFREDLPGIIHRLSQQWVKAKVEAPYLSKRPPPPVRVATVPAPLSFRNVTGVPLAENGPLHLANKPSLESRAFRRAPMARSSYSATSSMSVPLSGTKSLPTTPIGSKATPQEVHEGFFPDLENFDPTYGLRPEGLPTKSLFKGFSGLFTPNLGLADLAEERSEDEETAVYDYDDSSTYDMVDWDGGFSLPHTDSSMEPEKQQHIEYETLPAVGGGTIIKPRIMHSQSMLQTDTSLSLPRRTTRMSRSHDSIASPPRPLPPHPNLQRSNSLYNPYFPESAASIVGGLGLRTPTGYQGSPLPTSQTLPDFVQGASGRRSFTPDSLEAQQSYSNSSGENTRLMTPPENESLPIRRIHPHHISSRRSSVSSTGNRAFSLSPTTGNFADVVPTDIGDPTPKIVLRPSFLNTTLTKFTTLSHSNHTLSPYTRSLEHFTVRSVPPRYSGGLSGSSASLERQPVKAKRKRIFYLGGKKPAADPEPPLSTPSTSQQVESDLPSTHSTIAGSDFDMSDMDRYFRAATDIHANPQQPHPNLAPYTGSPNIHPRHFRLRSSYVHPE